From the Streptomonospora nanhaiensis genome, the window CGCCGCGCTGGGCGCGCTGGACGGCCTGCCCGCCGAGGTCCGCGACGCCGCGAACCGCCGGGTGCTGCGGGAGTACCTGGAGGCCAACACCGACAAGGACGTCGCGATCCTGAGCAGGGTCCTGGCCGTCCACGACCGGGAGCCCACGCGGATGTACCTCATGCAGTTCACGCCGCCGAGCCGGCCCGGCGCGGGCGACGGGCTCGCGGCGGTATCGGCGGGCAACCCCGACACCGCGAAGCGGAGGCTGGTGATCGTGCCCGGCGCCGGCACCGATCTGCACAACATCGGGCGCAACATCCGCCGTATCACCCGGATCAAGGACGAGGCCGACGCCAAGGCGGGCACGGTGGGCGCATCCGACCACGCGGTGCTGGTGTGGCAGGGCGCCCGGGCGCCGAAGTTCGGCCCCGAGGCGGCACGGCTCGACCTGGCCCTCGCCGCCCGGGAGCCGCTGCGGAACTTCCTGGCCGGCCTCGAGGCGCGGGACCCGCTCGCCACGAGCACCACCACGGTCTACGGGCTGAGCTACGGATCGCTGGTGGTGGCCCAGGCCGCCGCGGGGACCGCCGACTCCGCGGCCCCCGGCTCCGCGGAGTCGCCGGGGTTCGCGGCCGACAACGTGATCCTGGGCGCCAGCCCCGGCATGGGCGAGGGCGTCAGCGGTGTGGCGGACCTGCGCGTGGCCCCCGGCCGCGCCTACGCCCTGGCCTCCGACGCGGACTCCATCACCTACCTGCCGCCCTCGCTGCACGGGGTCAACCCCGCGGCCGCGGACTCGGGGCTGATCCGGCTGGCCACCGACCCGCACGGGCACCATGACTACGTGGAGCCCGGCGTGGGCCTGGACAACGTGGTGGCGGTGTTCACCGGTGCGACCGACGACCTGGTGCCGGCCGCGCCGCGGCCACCCGGCGGCAGCCCGTGGAAGGTGCTGCGGCACGCGCGCGGCGTGGTCCGCCGGCAGGAGAGCGCGTCGGGCCGCCGGCCCCGCGCCGCCGCCACCCGGACCCGGCCCGGGCACCGGCCCTGGCCCCGGCGCGGCGGGCGGCGCGGGCCGTGAGCGGCCCGCGGTACCGCGACGACGAGTAGGGCGGGAGTGGCCATGGCACTGGAAGAGGTCCGCGAACCGGACGCGGCGCGGCGCGCGATGGCACGCGGCGAGGCGCTGGCCGACCTGGTGGGCGCGCCGCTGGAGTTCGCCGGCGCGCGCCCCGACTCCCCCGGCCCGATCGACGCCGACCCGGGCTCCGACGAGTCGGCCGACGTGTTCGTGGCGGTGGCCCTGTGGACGGCCGCCACCGGCGCCGAGGGCGTGCTGCCCGCCCTGGAGCGGCTGCACGAGCACTGGCGGGCGCGCGGGATGGAGGCCGCCCTGCGCCCGCTCGGCGGCGGTGCCCGGGTTTCGGCCCGCGACGCCGACGGGTTCGCCTACACGGCGCAACCCCAGCACCACCGGGCGGGGATCGTGCTGCGGGTGGTGACCCCCCGCTACACCAACCCCGAACCCGACCGGCCGTTCGTGGGGATCTTCGCCCAGGGCGAGGTGCCGCCGCCCGAGGCCGGGGGCACCGCCTGAAGGATCGCCGATGGGAGAGCGGTGCCTGGGCCAGTGGTCGTCAGCGAGCAAAGACCGCCTGCCCGGGCCGCCCACCCGCCGGTTGTGCCGGATCGCGGCGGGGGCGCACACGCGCCGGCGGGATCACGGCGCGCCGCCCGCCGGGTCGGCCCCCGCCTGCGCCGGCACCCGCGCCCCGACCGCCGGGCGCACCGCCGCGGACACCGGCCGCGCGGGCAGGCGGGCGGTGAGCACGGTCGGGCCGCCCGGGGGGCTGTCGAGGTGCAGGGTGCCGTCGACGGCCGCGATCCGCCGGGCCAGCCCGGACAGGCCGGTGCCCCGGGGGTCGGCGCCGCCCCGGCCGTTGTCGGTGACGCGCACGGTGAGCACGCCCCGGTCCTCGCCGACCTCGACGCGCACGGAGTCGGCGCCGGCGTGCTTGGCGGCGTTGGTGACCGCCTCGCGGACGGCGAAGTAGACGGCGGTGGCGACGCTGCGCGCGGGGGGCCGGTCGAGCGTGTAGTCGACGTGCAGCGGCAGGCCGGCGCGGTCGGCCAGCGAGACCAGCGCGGTTTCGAGGCCGAACTCGTCGAGC encodes:
- a CDS encoding alpha/beta hydrolase; this translates as MADRSGGPRRRGVLGRLLGRTRTAPTPAESARPDPRIPQTTPAGYARWWRGLDPAERDRLVREDPAALGALDGLPAEVRDAANRRVLREYLEANTDKDVAILSRVLAVHDREPTRMYLMQFTPPSRPGAGDGLAAVSAGNPDTAKRRLVIVPGAGTDLHNIGRNIRRITRIKDEADAKAGTVGASDHAVLVWQGARAPKFGPEAARLDLALAAREPLRNFLAGLEARDPLATSTTTVYGLSYGSLVVAQAAAGTADSAAPGSAESPGFAADNVILGASPGMGEGVSGVADLRVAPGRAYALASDADSITYLPPSLHGVNPAAADSGLIRLATDPHGHHDYVEPGVGLDNVVAVFTGATDDLVPAAPRPPGGSPWKVLRHARGVVRRQESASGRRPRAAATRTRPGHRPWPRRGGRRGP